One stretch of Falco naumanni isolate bFalNau1 chromosome 7, bFalNau1.pat, whole genome shotgun sequence DNA includes these proteins:
- the GSC gene encoding LOW QUALITY PROTEIN: homeobox protein goosecoid (The sequence of the model RefSeq protein was modified relative to this genomic sequence to represent the inferred CDS: inserted 2 bases in 1 codon): MTSPGYKKGKRFRWIILRAALWAEISKQARVEGGKFQGWILRTRTXADTRTGTHAHSARKLPSEKPPLFALRSLFKISPKSFDFVSLQPSPPPNPPLPPFHHNRRHLPSLPPSLPPPPGRSPLPCPGTVWGMPVSMFSIDNILAARPRCKDSVLLPPSAAPVVFPSLHGDSLYGSASDYGGFYSRAVAPASALPPAVTGSRLGYNNYYYGQLHVPASPVGPSCCGAVPPLGAQQCSCVPPAGYEGSGSVLMSPVPHQMLPYMNVGTLSRTELQLLNQLHCRRKRRHRTIFTDEQLEALENLFQETKYPDVGTREQLARRVHLREEKVEVWFKNRRAKWRRQKRSSSEESENAQKWNKASKTSPEKRQEDGKSDLDSDS; encoded by the exons ATGACGTCGCCTGGGtataaaaaagggaagaggttCAGATGGATTATACTCCGAGCAGCCCTCTGGGCTGAGATCAGTAAACAGGCGAGAGTTGAGGGGGGAAAGTTCCAGGGGTGGATCCTGCGCACACGCAC CGCAGACACGCGCACAGGCACACACGCACACTCTGCCCGCAAGCTGCCCTCGGAAAAACCTCCGCTCTTTGCTCTCCgatccctttttaaaatttctccGAAAAGTTTCGATTTCGTGtctctccagccttctcccccccccaacccccccctccctcccttccacCACAACCGCCGCCACCtaccctccctccctccctccctcccccccccccccggccggtccccgctgccctgccccggCACGGTTTGGGGCATGCCTGTGAGCATGTTCAGCATCGACAATATCCTGGCGGCCAGACCTCGCTGCAAGGACTCGGTGCTGCTGCCCCCGAGCGCCGCGCCCGTCGTCTTCCCCAGCCTCCACGGGGACTCGCTCTACGGCAGCGCCTCCGACTACGGCGGATTTTACTCCCGGGCAGTGGCACCCGCCTCCGCGCTGCCGCCGGCGGTCACCGGATCTCGGCTGGGCTACAACAACTACTACTACGGGCAGCTGCATGTGCCGGCGTCCCCCGTGGGCCCTTCGTGCTGCGGGGCCGTGCCGCCCCTGGGGGCCCAGCAGTGCTCCTGCGTCCCCCCCGCAG GTTACGAGGGCAGTGGGTCAGTCCTGATGTCCCCTGTTCCCCATCAGATGTTGCCCTATATGAACGTGGGCACTTTGTCCCGGACCGAGCTGCAGTTACTGAACCAGCTGcactgcaggaggaaaagacGGCATCGGACTATCTTCACTGACGAGCAGCTGGAAGCGCTGGAAAACCTCTTCCAGGAAACGAAATACCCAGACGTGGGCACCAGGGAACAGCTGGCCAGAAGGGTGCACTTAAGAGAGGAGAAAGTGGAG GTTTGGTTCAAAAACCGCCGGGCAAAGTGGAGGAGGCAAAAGCGATCGTCTTCTGAAGAGtcagaaaatgcacaaaaatggAATAAAGCGTCCAAAACGTCCCCGGAGAAGAGGCAAGAGGACGGGAAAAGTGACTTGGACTCCGACAGCTGA